GACGATGACGTGGAAGGAGCTGAGTTTAGACCAGCGAGTGAGCTCATATTCGGGGTCGATTCGGTGGATGTCATCAAATTTATATTCTTCGATTGAAACTCACTGGCAACGAGTTGACTCAAGATTGTGGACTCTGTGACCGAGTTTTTCTTCTTGTGTTGCAGTGAAGCTCGAACAATATCGGTTAACATGGCACTCGATAATCTCCGGACTCCTCGTGTTCCACCCATTATAACAGCTGAGTTGACTTGAAAACGGGAGTGAGGTTTGTCCGAGTTACTCTTACTGTGCTTCCCAGACGAAATCTCTGGTTTGGTTGATAAATGAACTGACAAGGGGCTCCGGTTCCGGACTCTGCCGAGTGGGTCTCCGACTACAATCGAATTCTTCACGTCCAACAGCATAACATGCTTGAAGTTCCGCCGGACTCGACCGAGTAGCATTGGATAGCAGGCCCATCTTCTTAAACTCATCGGAACGCGGTCCAGAAACCCGGCGAGCGAGTTCTCTGGGTCTAGCTCAGACGCTTCAAACCCCACCACTGATCCATAACTCAACTGGGCCGACTGAGCTTTCCCTCCCCCACCATCTGAGTCACTGTAATTGCTCCTGACTCTCTTACCCCATATGGGCTCCCCGAATTCCTTCTTCTCTTTGTTTCCAGTCTTGGTGAAATGAGTCACATCAAAACCCATTTTCCGCTTTGGACTGGTAGTAATGTTCGAGTCTTTGTAATGGCGAATGAGCTTCAAGAACGAGTCGTTCTCCTCTTGAATAACGGAACCAAGTCTTGAAGAAAACGATGAAGAAGCAAATAGGAAAGCTACGTCGGCTCTAGCTGTGATGCCAGACCTATGCAAGGATCTCGCAAATAACCGGAAGTCATCCTCTGTCACATCCTCCACTATATGAGCAACAACAAGATCGTTCATGGCTTTGGTGCCTCGCCTATACAGAATTCCCATTCCTTGTAGCGCAGTTGGCGAGAGAGCAATCTTTGATGTATTGTATGACTTTTCCGTAAACGTATTGAAGAACCATGAAGAACTGAGTATAGACTTGTGGGCGGTATTGACTTTGGGTTTGGGTTTGGATTTGGGGTTGTTAACGTAATTTGGAGGCCGAGGATTTTGGGATAGGAATCTTCGCGGGGAGGTTGGATGGGTTCTGGAAATGGTGGTGGGTTCGAAGGTGGAGAGAGTGAAGAGGAGGAGGGTGATGAAGATGAACAAGGCGCAGATGGAAATGGTGTATTGGGCTTTAGAGAGGATAAAGTTGGAGCTGCTGCTTCTTCTAATTCCGGATTTCgacgaagatgaagaagaagaagatgatgaagaagaagaagaagatgtgtTTTTGCCATTAATGGAATGGTTGTCCTCGGGGAAGAAGACTAGAAGTAGACCAGTGCCCGAGTTGTCGCTGCTGGTGCTGGTACTACTCTTGCTGGCGGTGCTGCTCTTCGCCTTTAACTTTGCTGAGAACCCCATTTTCTTTGTCGCTCGACCGTGCACACTGCTTTGCCTTCTTGTAACTTTAATTACTCGCTCCGTCGATGGCGTCTGAGGCCCACCCCAAATCCCCGACCTTATTTTGTCAACAACCTCTGGCAATTTCTAGAATTATTAGTAATTCTTCTACCTGTTTGTACATTCCAGACTAATTGTCCTCATCAATATGCCATTTTTAAGAAATAGTAAACTCCCATTATTACCCAATAGATCAGAATTTCTGGCAAATTTTCCGCTGCTTTCATGGACCAATCCATCTTATTACCAGCTATGTTttacattaatttttgttttttatattaaaataatt
This genomic interval from Carya illinoinensis cultivar Pawnee chromosome 10, C.illinoinensisPawnee_v1, whole genome shotgun sequence contains the following:
- the LOC122280085 gene encoding uncharacterized protein LOC122280085, with protein sequence MGFSAKLKAKSSTASKSSTSTSSDNSGTGLLLVFFPEDNHSINGKNTSSSSSSSSSSSSSSSKSGIRRSSSSNFILSKAQYTISICALFIFITLLLFTLSTFEPTTISRTHPTSPRRFLSQNPRPPNYVNNPKSKPKPKVNTAHKSILSSSWFFNTFTEKSYNTSKIALSPTALQGMGILYRRGTKAMNDLVVAHIVEDVTEDDFRLFARSLHRSGITARADVAFLFASSSFSSRLGSVIQEENDSFLKLIRHYKDSNITTSPKRKMGFDVTHFTKTGNKEKKEFGEPIWGKRVRSNYSDSDGGGGKAQSAQLSYGSVVGFEASELDPENSLAGFLDRVPMSLRRWACYPMLLGRVRRNFKHVMLLDVKNSIVVGDPLGRVRNRSPLSVHLSTKPEISSGKHSKSNSDKPHSRFQVNSAVIMGGTRGVRRLSSAMLTDIVRASLQHKKKNSVTESTILSQLVASEFQSKNINLMTSTESTPNMSSLAGLNSAPSTSSSDYPVIQRGNGNYDFSSVIRKLICLSEVDSSVYRDC